A segment of the Brevundimonas sp. M20 genome:
GGTGTTAGTCAACACCGGCCACAGGGATCACTCGTCCCGCGCCAGCCGCAGGGCCAGATCCGCAACGAAGGTCGCGGTGCGAAGGATGTCGTCGCCGTCGACCCACTCCATCCGGTCATCGGCCGAGTGAATGCGCTGGAAGACAGGCGGCACGAAGCCTTCAGCCAGACCGTTCGACTGGCCGCCGTTGAAGGCCAGCCACATCTGGTGCGCACCGACCGCGTCCTGCGAACCGATGGAGATCACCGGCAAACCGAGGGCTGAAAAGACCCGGTCATCGCTGGGCGGATAGTTGGGGAAGGCGACGCAATCGAAGGCCCGCTCGGCGCACTGCGTCCGCATGGCGCGAAGGACGAAGGCCGAGGCCTCGCCGACGTTCTCGCCATACATCAGCGTCTCGCCATAGGCGTTCACGTCCATGTTGATGACGGCGTGAATCCGGCTCTTGTCCTGCATCTCCAGCCATTTGCGGGCGCCGATCAGACCCAGCTCCTCCTGATCTGTGAAGACGAACACGTAACGATATGATCCCGGCGCCTGTTCGACCTGCGCCTTGATCAGTCCGGCGGCCTCCATCAGGGCTGCGACCGAACCGGCGTTGTCGACCACGCCCTGCGACATGGAGCCGTCCCGCAGCGGCACGGCGTCGAAGTGGGCGGTCAGCACGATATCCTTGTCACCCTCGCCTACGGTGACGACCACATTTGCGCCCGGACGCGGGCCGGTGCGTTCGTTGCCGCCCTGGAAGGACGCCAGCTGCGGCGCGAAG
Coding sequences within it:
- a CDS encoding M28 family metallopeptidase, coding for MLIQSLLALSLLTAPVQDDALTAEGQAIETAIQAYAAKTNDQRREIVVAQLREQGFAPQLASFQGGNERTGPRPGANVVVTVGEGDKDIVLTAHFDAVPLRDGSMSQGVVDNAGSVAALMEAAGLIKAQVEQAPGSYRYVFVFTDQEELGLIGARKWLEMQDKSRIHAVINMDVNAYGETLMYGENVGEASAFVLRAMRTQCAERAFDCVAFPNYPPSDDRVFSALGLPVISIGSQDAVGAHQMWLAFNGGQSNGLAEGFVPPVFQRIHSADDRMEWVDGDDILRTATFVADLALRLARDE